In Deltaproteobacteria bacterium, the following are encoded in one genomic region:
- a CDS encoding CoA transferase: protein MAVNSFSALSKPIVVSVGSALKRSEETINLLATKRVLGLSTKSQRRGDSHRPQSCELGGRNGAKSPAGLSEIRRQIIKEGDVSGALEGIKVIDFTRRGPGPYCTMILGDLGADVIRLEEPGARPPARGRAERRAAAFDALNRNKRSVILNLKNPEGRRILHRLCEDLDVFVEGFRPGVMKRLGCDYDALRAINPRLVYCSISGYGQDGPYEKLPGHDVNYNAVAGALHVLSPEGATPMVPPNMIADLAGGGMQAVIGILGALMARERTGCGQYVDISITDGVFYLLAHLGSVHLEGGAIPKDRPRIHGRFQPSYNVYRCKDGKYISVACGDPRFWVKLCRALGCEAFIPHEMDAPRYPEILEAFGKAFLTRTRDQWCEKLGGIDPIAVSPVHSLEEAFRDPQILHRRMVQEVGELDGEPVRHVGIGPKLSETPGSVRRMGSVPGEHTDEVLHELGYASRDIVALRQEGAIE from the coding sequence ATAGCTGTGAATTCATTTTCTGCCTTATCAAAACCCATTGTCGTGTCGGTCGGCTCGGCCTTAAAGCGATCGGAAGAAACGATCAACTTACTTGCAACCAAGAGAGTCCTTGGGCTATCTACAAAATCCCAGCGTCGCGGCGACTCCCACCGGCCGCAATCCTGCGAATTAGGCGGCCGCAATGGAGCGAAATCACCGGCCGGATTGAGCGAAATACGCAGGCAGATAATAAAGGAGGGCGACGTGAGCGGAGCGCTTGAAGGCATCAAGGTTATCGACTTTACCCGGCGTGGTCCGGGACCCTATTGCACCATGATTCTGGGTGACCTGGGTGCCGACGTCATCCGCCTCGAAGAGCCGGGTGCCAGGCCACCGGCGCGAGGCCGAGCCGAGCGCCGCGCCGCAGCGTTCGACGCCCTCAACCGCAACAAGCGCAGTGTCATCTTGAACCTCAAGAACCCGGAGGGGCGTCGGATCCTCCACCGTCTGTGCGAGGATTTGGATGTGTTCGTGGAGGGATTTCGGCCGGGTGTGATGAAGCGGTTGGGGTGCGACTACGACGCCTTGCGGGCCATCAACCCGAGGCTCGTGTATTGTTCCATCTCGGGTTATGGCCAGGACGGCCCCTACGAGAAGCTGCCCGGTCATGACGTCAACTATAACGCGGTTGCCGGCGCACTCCACGTGCTGAGTCCCGAAGGGGCAACGCCCATGGTCCCGCCCAACATGATCGCCGACCTGGCCGGCGGCGGAATGCAGGCGGTCATCGGTATTCTCGGAGCACTCATGGCCCGGGAGCGAACCGGATGCGGCCAGTACGTCGACATCTCCATCACCGATGGCGTGTTCTATTTATTAGCGCACCTGGGTTCCGTGCACCTCGAAGGGGGAGCGATTCCCAAGGACAGGCCGCGGATACACGGCAGATTTCAGCCCTCGTACAACGTCTATCGATGCAAGGACGGCAAATACATCAGTGTGGCGTGCGGCGATCCTCGCTTCTGGGTGAAACTCTGCCGCGCCTTGGGCTGTGAGGCATTCATTCCTCATGAAATGGACGCACCACGATATCCGGAGATCCTGGAGGCGTTCGGCAAGGCCTTTTTGACTCGTACACGGGATCAATGGTGCGAGAAGCTCGGCGGCATAGATCCAATAGCTGTGAGTCCGGTTCACTCTCTGGAGGAGGCCTTTCGGGACCCGCAGATTTTGCATCGCCGCATGGTCCAGGAGGTTGGAGAGTTGGACGGTGAGCCTGTGCGCCACGTGGGGATCGGCCCCAAGCTCTCCGAAACTCCCGGATCGGTGCGGCGCATGGGCTCCGTGCCGGGAGAGCACACCGACGAGGTATTGCACGAGTTGGGCTATGCCAGCCGTGACATCGTGGCATTGCGGCAGGAAGGAGCCATCGAATAA